One Oncorhynchus mykiss isolate Arlee unplaced genomic scaffold, USDA_OmykA_1.1 un_scaffold_226, whole genome shotgun sequence genomic window carries:
- the cep76 gene encoding centrosomal protein of 76 kDa isoform X4 has product MDPARRYLYLQVLGGKAFLEHLQEPEPLPGQVCSTFTLYLHFRNQRFHSKPVPCACEPDLQEGFLLEIHREGLGDGSKMADATTMLSICDPVHLVLIKRDTSSETTLVSSYFLDWRTVLSSPSGKTSIAVELLGVGVECKVTAGVLNMSLDLYPPLSEILSPDIITTQQSLERQKTAEKERLFLVYAKQWWREFLEIRQANQSKLVKIFAQDENGVNRPVCSYVRVLRAGRLLESPRQAARFVSLLGLEKAPVVGGGGKQEQWCSLLAFLCRNKGDCEDHATLLCSLLLGFGLDAYVCVGTKPKSLAHTWVMTRGTDSTITFWESLTAHRYLHQAIDPDAPPLAPQPRPSYPYRTIGCVFNHRSFLANCQPSDAVELCSFDFHNQSQWKAMSEEAVGSVCSPGSTTSLPPLPPLCGPSLEPSAASNQLELELRYLVVEHRKDLGLATVWDDHLSYVLSSALAAYELERCTGTSCGNEEFQDAVRRAVPDGHTFKGFPIHFLHHNARRAFATCLRSPFCDEIVCCRGDHVRLAVRVRVFAYPESACAVWVMFACKYRSVL; this is encoded by the exons ATGGACCCAGCGAGGAGGTACCTGTACCTCCAGGTCCTGGGGGGTAAGGCCTTTCTAGAGCACCTCCAGGAGCCAGAGCCTCTACCTGGTCAGGTCTGCTCCACCTTCACCCTCTACCTGCACTTCAGGAACCAGCGCTTCCACTCCAAGCCTGTCCCCTGTGCCTGTGAGCCAGACCTGCAGGAGGGCTTCCTGCTGGAGATACACAGAGAGGGCCTGG GCGATGGCAGTAAGATGGCAGATGCCACCACGATGTTGTCTATCTGTGACCCGGTACACCTGGTGTTGATAAAGAGAGACACGTCCAGCGAGACCACCCTGGTCTCCTCTTACTTCCTGGACTGGAGgaccgtcctctcctctccctctgggaAGACCAGCATTGCCGTAGAGCTGCTTGGAGTCG GTGTTGAATGTAAGGTGACGGCTGGTGTACTCAACATGAGTCTTGACCTTTACCCTCCTCTGTCAGAGATCCTGTCACCTGACATCATCACCACACAG CAGTCCCTGGAGCGACAGAAGACGGCGGAGAAGGAGAGGCTGTTTCTGGTTTATGCGAAACAGTGGTGGAGAGAGTTTCTAGAGATCAGACAGGCCAACCAATCCAAACTGGTCAAGATCTTTGCTCAG GATGAGAATGGCGTCAACAGGCCGGTGTGTTCCTACGTGCGTGTCCTGCGTGCTGGTCGTCTCCTGGAGAGTCCCCGTCAGGCGGCCCGCTTCGTTAGCCTGCTGGGCCTGGAGAAAGCCCCcgtggtggggggagggggcaaACAGGAGCAGTGGTGCTCCCTCCTCGCCTTCCTCTGTAGAAACAAG GGCGACTGTGAGGACCATGCCACCCTGCTGTGCAGTCTGCTGCTGGGGTTCGGCCTGGATGCCTACGTGTGTGTTGGCACTAAGCCCAAGAGCCTGGCACACACCTGGGTGATGACCAGGGGCACTGACAGCACCATCACCTTCTGGGAGAGCCTGACCGCACACAG GTACCTCCACCAGGCCATTGACCCAGACGCCCCTCCCCTGGCCCCCCAGCCACGCCCCTCCTATCCCTACAGGACCATCGGCTGTGTGTTCAACCACAGGTCCTTCCTGGCCAACTGCCAGCCGTCGGACGCCGTGGAACTCTGCTCGTTCGACTTCCACAACCAGTCCCAGTGGAAGGCTATGAGTGAGGAGGCTGTTGGCTCAGTCTGCTCCCCAGGCAGCAccacctctctgccccctctacctcctctctgtggCCCCTCCCTGGAGCCCAGCGCTGCCTCCAATCAGCTGGAACTGGAGCTGAGGTACCTGGTGGTGGAACACAGGAAG GACCTTGGCCTGGCCACAGTGTGGGATGACCACCTGTCCTACGTCCTGTCCTCCGCCCTGGCGGCGTACGAGCTGGAGCGCTGCACGGGGACTTCCTGCGGTAACGAGGAGTTCCAGGATGCTGTGCGGAGGGCGGTGCCGGACGGACACACCTTCAAAGGTTTCCCCATCCACTTCCTGCACCACAACGCACGGCGAGCCTTCGCTACCTGCCTCAG GTCTCCGTTCTGTGATGAGATAGTGTGTTGCCGTGGGGACCACGTGAGGCTGGCGGTGCGTGTCCGGGTGTTTGCGTACCCCGAGTCTGCCTGTGCCGTCTGGGTGATGTTCGCCTGCAAGTATCGTTCtgtactctga